The following are encoded together in the Daucus carota subsp. sativus chromosome 5, DH1 v3.0, whole genome shotgun sequence genome:
- the LOC108223688 gene encoding BAG family molecular chaperone regulator 3 translates to MMRMKGIYSPENESSGAKDVWEMRPGGMLVQKRDPDADHHRVPPPPTIRVRVKHGSVYHEINISSQASFGELKKMLSGPTGVHHEDQKLFYKDKERDSKSFLDIVGVKDKSKIVLIEDPIGQEKRLLEMRRNAKLEQASKSISQISLEVDRLAGQVSAYESIISKGKNVGDKQLETLIELLMNQLVKLDGIFADGDVKLKRRTQVTRVQKLVETLDMLKEKSSKPGSTATHIAPKLEKKPLPNLLDMLTVKTSMSTSKGTGISQKLQQKKPPIPRPQGRYSGEQVPSPPIPRQQERYSGEQVPSPTQHQQSKRSVRQLPVNVQKQEATHSPSGSVVITTQWETFDPVPAPMPPTSKAASSNDSAKPPQFTWNLL, encoded by the exons ATGATGCGTATGAAGGGTATTTACTCGCCGGAGAATGAAAGCTCCGGCGCCAAGGATGTGTGGGAAATGAGGCCGGGTGGAATGCTTGTGCAGAAGCGGGACCCAGATGCAGATCACCACCGTGTTCCGCCGCCGCCAACTATTAGAGTTCGTGTCAAACATGGTTCTGTTTATCACGAGATTAATATCAGCTCTCAAGCAAGTTTTG GGGAGTTGAAGAAGATGTTATCCGGGCCGACGGGAGTTCATCATGAAGATCAGAAGCTGTTTTATAAAGATAAGGAGAGGGACTCTAAAAGTTTTCTTGATATTGTTGGGGTGAAAGATAAGTCGAAGATTGTGCTTATTGAAGATCCAATTGGGCAAGAGAAGAGGCTTCTGGAGATGAGAAGGAATGCTAAATTGGAGCAAGCTTCTAAATCTATTTCACAGATTAGCTTGGAGGTTGATAGGCTTGCTGGTCAG GTTTCAGCATATGAATCTATAATATCTAAAGGTAAAAATGTTGGCGATAAGCAATTGGAGACTTTAATTGAGCTGTTAATGAACCAACTTGTCAAGTTGGATGGCATTTTTGCCGATGGAGATGTCAAATTGAAGAGAAGAACGCAG gtcACGAGAGTGCAGAAGCTTGTGGAAACATTAGATATGTTAAAGGAAAAGAGCTCAAAGCCTGGGAGCACGGCAACTCATATTGCTCCAAAACTTGAAAAGAAGCCATTGCCGAATCTTCTAGATATGTTAACAGTGAAGACCTCAATGTCCACCAGCAAAGGGACCGGTATTAGTCAAAAACTTCAGCAGAAGAAACCACCAATTCCAAGGCCTCAAGGGAGATACTCAGGAGAGCAAGTTCCATCTCCACCAATTCCAAGGCAGCAAGAGAGATACTCGGGTGAGCAAGTTCCATCTCCAACTCAGCATCAACAGTCGAAGCGTTCTGTTAGGCAGTTACCTGTAAATGTTCAGAAACAAGAAGCTACTCACTCACCATCAGGATCAGTAGTCATAACCACACAATGGGAAACTTTTGATC